From Cricetulus griseus strain 17A/GY chromosome 1 unlocalized genomic scaffold, alternate assembly CriGri-PICRH-1.0 chr1_0, whole genome shotgun sequence, a single genomic window includes:
- the Dyrk2 gene encoding dual specificity tyrosine-phosphorylation-regulated kinase 2 isoform X3, translating into MNDHLHISSHSHGQIQVQQLFEDNSNKRTVLTTQPNGLTTVGKTGLPVVPERQLESIHRRQGSSTSLKSMEGMGKVKATPMTPEQAMKQYMQKLTAFEHHEIFSYPEIYFLGPNAKKRQGMTGGPNNGGYDDDQGSYVQVPHDHVAYRYEVLKVIGKGSFGQVVKAYDHKVHQHVALKMVRNEKRFHRQAAEEIRILEHLRKQDKDNTMNVIHMLENFTFRNHICMTFELLSMNLYELIKKNKFQGFSLPLVRKFAHSILQCLDALHKNRIIHCDLKPENILLKQQGRSSIKVIDFGSSCYEHQRVYTYIQSRFYRAPEVILGARYGMPIDMWSLGCILAELLTGYPLLPGEDEGDQLACMIELLGMPSQKLLDASKRAKNFVSSKGYPRYCTVTTLSDGSVVLNGGRSRRGKLRGPPESREWGNALKGCDDPLFLDFLKQCLEWDPAVRMTPGQALRHPWLRRRLPKPPTGEKTAVKRVTDSAGAITSISKLPPPSSSASKLRTNLAQMTDANGNIQQRTMLPKLVS; encoded by the coding sequence ATGAATGACCACCTCCACATCAGCAGCCACAGCCACGGCCAGATCCAGGTTCAGCAGCTGTTTGAGGATAACAGTAACAAAAGAACAGTGCTTACAACACAACCAAATGGGCTTACAACAGTGGGCAAAACAGGCTTGCCTGTGGTGCCCGAGCGGCAGCTGGAAAGCATTCACAGACGGCAGGGGAGTTCCACCTCTCTCAAGTCCATGGAAGGCATGGGGAAGGTGAAAGCCACCCCCATGACACCCGAACAAGCGATGAAGCAATACATGCAAAAACTCACAGCCTTTGAACACCATGAGATTTTTAGCTACCCTGAAATATATTTCTTGGGTCCAAATGCAAAGAAACGCCAAGGCATGACAGGTGGACCCAACAATGGGGGTTATGATGATGACCAGGGATCATATGTACAGGTGCCCCATGATCACGTGGCTTACAGGTACGAGGTCCTCAAGGTCATTGGGAAGGGGAGCTTTGGGCAGGTGGTCAAGGCCTATGACCACAAAGTCCACCAGCACGTGGCCCTGAAGATGGTGCGGAACGAGAAGCGCTTCCACCGGCAGGCGGCAGAGGAGATCCGAATCTTGGAACACCTACGGAAGCAGGATAAAGACAACACTATGAACGTCATCCACATGCTGGAGAATTTTACCTTCCGCAACCACATCTGCATGACGTTTGAGTTGCTGAGCATGAACCTCTATGAGCTTATCAAGAAGAATAAATTCCAGGGCTTCAGCCTGCCTCTGGTGCGCAAGTTTGCCCACTCGATCCTGCAGTGTTTGGATGCTTTGCACAAAAACAGAATAATCCACTGTGACCTTAAGCCCGAGAATATTTTGTTAAAGCAGCAAGGTAGAAGCAGTATTAAAGTGATTGACTTTGGCTCCAGTTGTTATGAGCACCAGCGTGTCTACACGTACATCCAGTCGCGCTTCTACCGGGCTCCGGAAGTGATCCTTGGAGCCAGGTACGGCATGCCCATTGATATGTGGAGCCTGGGTTGCATCCTCGCGGAACTCCTGACAGGTTACCCCCTCTTGCCTGGGGAGGATGAAGGGGACCAACTAGCTTGTATGATTGAGCTTTTGGGCATGCCCTCCCAGAAACTCCTGGATGCTTCCAAACGAGCCAAAAATTTCGTGAGCTCCAAGGGTTATCCCCGGTACTGCACTGTCACAACTCTttcagatggctcagtagtcCTCAACGGAGGCCGATCCCGGAGAGGGAAACTGAGGGGCCCGCCAGAGAGCAGAGAGTGGGGGAACGCACTGAAGGGATGTGATGACCCTCTTTTCCTTGACTTCTTAAAACAGTGTTTGGAGTGGGATCCCGCGGTCCGCATGACCCCGGGCCAGGCTTTGCGGCACCCCTGGCTCAGGAGGCGATTGCCAAAGCCTCCGACTGGGGAGAAGACAGCGGTGAAGAGGGTCACGGACAGCGCTGGTGCTATCACGTCGATTTCCAAGTTACCTCCACCTTCCAGCTCAGCTTCCAAGCTGAGGACTAATTTGGCACAGATGACAGATGCCAATGGGAATATTCAGCAGAGGACAATGTTGCCAAAACTCGTTAGCTGA